The Canis lupus familiaris isolate Mischka breed German Shepherd chromosome 27, alternate assembly UU_Cfam_GSD_1.0, whole genome shotgun sequence genome window below encodes:
- the BCL2L13 gene encoding bcl-2-like protein 13 isoform X10, whose translation MASSTTVPLGFHYETKYVVLSYLGLLSQGKLQENLSLLQASHPLDQEVLLKVKTEIEEELESLDKEISEDFGASGFATTNAFGVDKTWSRASECIATVWCNISGGLCSRVHHSTRWLGHCL comes from the exons ATGGCGTCCTCTACTACTGTGCCTCTAGGATTTCACTATGAAACAAAATATGTGGTTCTCAGCTACTTGGGACTCCTCTCTCAGGGGAAGCTACAAGAGAATCTTTCCTTACTCCAAG cTTCACATCCCCTGGATCAAGAAgttttattaaaagttaaaacCGAAATTGAAGAAGAGCTAGAATCCCTGGACAAAGAAATTTCTGAAG ATTTTGGTGCCTCTGGTTTTGCTACAACAAATGCTTTTGGAGTTGACAAGACGTGGTCAAGAGCCTCTGAGTGCATTGCTACAGTTTGGTGTAACATATCTGGAGGACTATGCAGCAGAGTACATCATTCAACAAGGTGGCTGG
- the BCL2L13 gene encoding bcl-2-like protein 13 isoform X9 yields MASSTTVPLGFHYETKYVVLSYLGLLSQGKLQENLSLLQASHPLDQEVLLKVKTEIEEELESLDKEISEDFGASGFATTNAFGVDKTWSRASECIATVWCNISGGLCSRVHHSTRWLVLAPEFAIYIYN; encoded by the exons ATGGCGTCCTCTACTACTGTGCCTCTAGGATTTCACTATGAAACAAAATATGTGGTTCTCAGCTACTTGGGACTCCTCTCTCAGGGGAAGCTACAAGAGAATCTTTCCTTACTCCAAG cTTCACATCCCCTGGATCAAGAAgttttattaaaagttaaaacCGAAATTGAAGAAGAGCTAGAATCCCTGGACAAAGAAATTTCTGAAG ATTTTGGTGCCTCTGGTTTTGCTACAACAAATGCTTTTGGAGTTGACAAGACGTGGTCAAGAGCCTCTGAGTGCATTGCTACAGTTTGGTGTAACATATCTGGAGGACTATGCAGCAGAGTACATCATTCAACAAGGTGGCTGG